Within the [Enterobacter] lignolyticus SCF1 genome, the region CTGGGTTCAGTGGCGGGCGGTATTCTTGCCGACTGGCACGTGCTGGCGGCGCTCGGCGCCTGCGCGCTGGTGTACGCGGGCGCGGTGGCGGCGAACCTGTTTATTACCCGCCTGCCAGCGGCGCGCCCGGGGCAGTCCTGGCGGTTTAACGCCATGACCCACAGCTTCTTTTTCGCCACCCGTGCGCTGTGGCGCAACCGCGAAACCCGCTTTTCGCTGGTGGGGACCAGCATGTTCTGGGGGGCGGGCGTTACGCTGCGTTTTCTGCTGGTGCTGTGGGTGCCGGTGGCGCTCGGCATCACCGACAACGCCACGCCGACCTACCTGAACGCGATGGTGGCGGTTGGGATTGTGGTCGGCGCAGGGGCGGCGGCAAAGCTGGTCACCCTGGAGACCGTCGCGCGCTGCATGCCCGCCGGTGTGCTCATCGGCGTGGCGGTGGTCGTGTTCTCGCTGCAGCAGGCGCTGCTGCCTGCCTATGCGCTGCTGCTGCTCATCGGCATGTTCGGCGGCTTCTTCGTGGTGCCGCTGAACGCGCTGCTACAGGAGCGCGGCAAGCATACGGTGGGCGCGGGCAACGCGATTGCGGTACAAAACCTGGGTGAGAACAGCGCGATGCTTTTCATGCTCGGGCTCTATTCGCTGGCGGTTAAGGTTGGCGTGCCGGTGGTTGGCGTCGGGATTGGCTTTGGCGCGCTGTTCGCGCTGGCGATCGTCGCGCTGTGGATCTGGGGGCGGCGTCATTAACGCAGCGCCCGGCTGGCGGTGCCTGCCGGGCAGTCTGTGGGTTACGGTGCCGGGTAGGTATAGACCTGATGCACCGCTTCAATCTCCGCCAGTACCTCTTCGTTCAGCTCAAGATGCAGGCTTTCGACGTTAGCTTTCAGCTGCTCCATCGTGGTGGCGCCTAACAGGGTGCTCGCCACGAACGGCTGACGACGGACGAACGCCAGCGCCATCTGCGCCGGATCTAGGCCGTGCCGTCTGGCGATCTCCACATACGCCGCCACGGCTTTCTGCGACTGCTCGCTGCTGTAGCGGGTAAAGCGGCTGAACAGCGTATTGCGCGCCGCGGGGGGCTTCGCGCCGTTCAGGTATTTACCGGTGAGGGTGCCGAACGCCAGGCAGGAGTAGGCCAGCAGCTCAACGCCTTCGTACTGGCTGACCTCCGCAAGACCGACCTCAAAGCTGCGGTTGAGCAGGCTGTAGGGGTTCTGGATAGTCACGATGCGCGGCAGATCGTGCTTATCGGCCAGATGCAGGTAGCGCATCACGCCGAAGGCCGTTTCATTCGACACGCCGATATAGCGAATCTTCCCGGCGCGCTGGTACTCCGTCAGCGCCTCCAGCGTTTCCAGCAGGGTGATCACCGGCTGCGTTTCGGTCCACTGATAGCCGAGCTTGCCGAAGCAGTTGGTCGGGCGCTGCGGCCAGTGCACCTGGTATAAATCGAGGTAATCGGTCTGCAGGCGCTTAAGGCTGTCGTGCAGCGCTTCGCGGATGTTTTTGCGATCCAGCGCCTGGTTCGGGCGAATGCCGCTGTCGTTGTTGCGCGGCGGGCCGCTGATCTTCGAGGCGATCACCAGCTTTTCGCGGCTGCCGTGGCGGGCCAGCCAGTTGCCGACGTAGGTCTCGGTCAGGCCCTGGGTTTCCGGGCGCGGCGGCACCGGGTACATCTCGGCAACGTCAATCAGGTTAATGCCGTGAGCGACGGCGTAATCGAGCTGTGCGT harbors:
- the lplT gene encoding lysophospholipid transporter LplT; this translates as MRESVQASTALWSRGMAAVICAQFLSAFGDNALLFATLALMKQQFYPDWSQPILQMVFVGAYILFAPFVGQFADSFPKGRVMMVANSLKLIGAAGICVGVNPFIGYTLVGVGAAAYSPAKYGILGELTTGDKLVKANGLMESSTIAAILLGSVAGGILADWHVLAALGACALVYAGAVAANLFITRLPAARPGQSWRFNAMTHSFFFATRALWRNRETRFSLVGTSMFWGAGVTLRFLLVLWVPVALGITDNATPTYLNAMVAVGIVVGAGAAAKLVTLETVARCMPAGVLIGVAVVVFSLQQALLPAYALLLLIGMFGGFFVVPLNALLQERGKHTVGAGNAIAVQNLGENSAMLFMLGLYSLAVKVGVPVVGVGIGFGALFALAIVALWIWGRRH
- a CDS encoding NADP(H)-dependent aldo-keto reductase, with translation MHYHRIPHSSLEISTLGLGTMTFGEQNSEADAHAQLDYAVAHGINLIDVAEMYPVPPRPETQGLTETYVGNWLARHGSREKLVIASKISGPPRNNDSGIRPNQALDRKNIREALHDSLKRLQTDYLDLYQVHWPQRPTNCFGKLGYQWTETQPVITLLETLEALTEYQRAGKIRYIGVSNETAFGVMRYLHLADKHDLPRIVTIQNPYSLLNRSFEVGLAEVSQYEGVELLAYSCLAFGTLTGKYLNGAKPPAARNTLFSRFTRYSSEQSQKAVAAYVEIARRHGLDPAQMALAFVRRQPFVASTLLGATTMEQLKANVESLHLELNEEVLAEIEAVHQVYTYPAP